A DNA window from Camelina sativa cultivar DH55 chromosome 13, Cs, whole genome shotgun sequence contains the following coding sequences:
- the LOC104735303 gene encoding uncharacterized protein LOC104735303, whose product MGKLLCDSTATFQSPSPTVPWREPSTAAAESLDDVDLVDESTAAAAVEAVEKTMEAAATAWDEVFGLEEQQRRHLSRLHARGVLWKHPGKDESSASVVFRLSHGGEVSSDGNCLFTASHKAMEARGIDARDLRRRTVRRFLEDFGSASEGEKEVITDAIRHMYSPDLKSGWGIHIVQEEKLLAKKDERETLDSAIEELIQIGMQRETAAESIYRERCLPVNDGLSWAKYMSISGSSEDEYDIITLQYTEDGLLSVEENREGHAAAFGDDIAIECLATEFKREIYVVQAHGSDGMVEEENCVFFLPHRPRSEVLEVPVFLFMKGTGWCGGGADHYEPLIANPSPLISHEKVALVL is encoded by the exons ATGGGAAAGCttttgtgtgattccacggCGACATTTCAATCTCCTTCGCCTACGGTCCCGTGGCGAGAGCCTTCAACAGCCGCCGCCGAATCTCTCGACGACGTGGATCTTGTTGACGAATCCACGGCGGCTGCGGCTGTCGAAGCGGTGGAGAAGACGATGGAGGCGGCGGCTACCGCGTGGGATGAGGTTTTTGGTCTTGAGGAGCAGCAAAGACGGCATCTTAGCCGGCTTCACGCGAGGGGTGTCTTGTGGAAGCATCCTGGCAAAGACGAATCCTCTGCTTCCGTCGTTTTCCGTCTCTCTCACGGCGGAGAGGTTTCTTCCGACGGGAACTGTCTTTTCACCGCGTCGCACAAGGCCATGGAGGCGCGTGGGATCGACGCGCGAGACTTGCGGCGGCGAACGGTGAGGAGGTTTTTGGAGGATTTCGGATCTGCGAGCGAGGGTGAGAAGGAGGTTATTACGGATGCGATTAGGCATATGTATTCGCCGGATCTGAAGAGTGGTTGGGGGATTCATATCGTTCAGGAAGAGAAGTTGTTGGCCAAGAAAGATGAACGGGAGACTCTAGATTCTGCCATTGAAGAGCTTATACAGATTGGGATGCAGAG AGAAACTGCTGCAGAGTCAATCTACAGAGAGAGGTGTCTGCCTGTGAACGATGGACTTAGTTGGGCTAAGTACATGTCTATTTCAGGCTCATCAGAGGATGAGTATGACATTATCACCTTGCAGTATACCGAAGATGGGTTGTTATCAGTAGAAGAGAACCGAGAAGGACATGCAGCTGCGTTTGGGGATGATATTGCAATTGAATGTCTCGCCACAGAATTCAAACGAGAAATCTATGTG GTGCAAGCGCATGGCTCAGATGGGATGGTAGAAGAAGAGAACTGTGTGTTCTTCCTTCCTCACAGACCAAGAAGTGAAGTTCTTGAAGTCCCAGTCTTTCTTTTCATGAAAGGCACag GTTGGTGTGGTGGTGGAGCAGACCATTACGAGCCATTGATTGCGAATCCATCTCCGCTGATATCTCATGAGAAAGTCGCCCTTGTTCTCTGA